One Aquarana catesbeiana isolate 2022-GZ linkage group LG04, ASM4218655v1, whole genome shotgun sequence genomic region harbors:
- the NHSL1 gene encoding NHS-like protein 1 isoform X9: MVVFINTKLKSLISLFKKKTVSNLDEENKWTVHYTSSWHQQENVFLPSSRPPCVEDLHKQAKVNLKTVLRECDKLRRDGYRSSQYYSQGPTFSSSPSMVCTSYPEDDEEYSRKSNVLGCICQSCHSVCCCLVPWNIKFSVSSNEEEMLLTGKRPKTPVPQEFSDTHTNWTKALPLPTPEEKMRQEAQAIQTDVVPINVTGENFDRQASLRRSLIHTDTVVRRPKKVKRRKTITGVPDNIQKELAGTCQIGFRGHSMHIPESYNALDNLEPCLSPSQRSETRDFSCQTEEIKIVPPSVRRIRAQKGQGIAALMSSSSGNMSTLSDPTGCTLRPNGDLNFRSLPRTGVRVCLQSLEERTESTNRIEDSFITLPRQLSKLQVDDSVVHLRNTHRTGTLSRPKSQEVRGSEREVFSNPACVVSPHAAYSTSVIPNAMLSSSSEVIAINTSQSSGQLDLKPTFHGSSSNSKSVCRELSVNTKGDHRFCSAKCSENSSLRHSQASDAISPGAMMIINLRDHVMPPNNTNSMNNSPQTIPYKMNAALNSHPHDSDTHSESSYSDGRQRNGSITSSVNSADQWPCETRENDSNVPLRKPSSAVSGSPVSNMSTCSSDRKADSSSLYSLDHDGYYTSMHMDSGVGSGNQRQHNGVQNPRHSVINVIDKKDTLNQDDTSSYSDKSLTRSISLKKPKKPPPPPSRTDSLRRPPKKDLQSNGQVLNEKLIATLQQSLQLNLKSKSGSSPSQSPCSDYEDPWVLRSRSQSTVSASSSGLSATAANMYSICPVTPSQSETSSIKSEYADHWSYYIDEHPKSTLHSPKKSSHFSEQQMHSGVSKPINTSPEKPCRVTSPSSGYSSQSNTPTNLTPVPLLLRSMSPGTGKNKVKPKVPERRSSLISSVSISSSSTSLSSNTSDSAQQTIRKATMVLPSSPTPPLTPDPPPPPMIDMVDNSTLPPSPNLPPPPPEAALFLLPGDNLWLSGSKNTDKYTQQAFPPPALPPPPPPLPTLHSKAAPKVPPFNTETLKLKKELSPQRKDTFLVNPRNNSPNKQELISPIAPLITAQALQMVQLRSVKKASQPEAENIAEQVQEPKFQNETSPLFSRPSSVPSVSSHLSYSESIKEDKNLNLQDEQLQYSDSPNKSARFTTVENTNGGCREEEYQDSAHNEDKTMLSKMSSPQEKTSTSQSPPNASPNKKPPPVSKKPKLFLIVPPPQLDLAAEKIAQVKENVSSMPKASEKDSVSEHCEEVNGHVAEENSSEESVSLNCQAGEETVSSCKVAEDITIFTPALESPNHQEEEEQPTMSDEASVPDGKNGSTNCDQKIFQEDENADVFETNTSSSPLLQTNDRFSGSEEILTPTRPRTTEDLFAAIHRSKRKVLGRKDSDDDRCRNHSPSPPVTPTGGVPNVSSFKQPGAIHRSIRKSNTSNDSFKALLLKKGSRSECGFRMSAAEMLKHTDPRFQRSQSDSTLELPDSPTLISPSNNKRAQEEWAKSEGIMPRSMSVSGTRYSRSRTPPSAASSKYNVRSRIQSSPMTVICEGEGETADAVENSCTKAPLMNTMSLDRFQRRDSELNYSVGADSSNSRVHIDLMSRFSDVSPSKDNDFS; the protein is encoded by the exons TTTTCAGTCTCTTCAAATGAAGAGGAAATGCTCCTGACTGGGAAGAGACCTAAAACCCCAGTTCCTCAGGAGTTCTCCGACACCCATACCAACTGGACCAAGGCGCTTCCATTGCCCACTCCAGAAGAGAAAATGCGTCAAGAGGCACAAGCAATACAGACTGATGTGGTGCCCATAAATGTTACGG GGGAGAATTTCGACCGCCAAGCCAGCTTGAGGCGGTCTCTTATTCACACTGACACTGTGGTAAGACGTCCAAAGAAGGTCAAAAGGAGAAAGACTATAACAGGCGTCCCAGACAACATACAAAAGGAGCTAG CGGGTACATGCCAGATAGGTTTCAGAGGACATTCAATGCACATACCGGAGAGCTATAATGCACTGGACAATCTAGAGCCATGCCTCTCGCCTTCGCAGCGGTCTGAAACAAGGGACTTCAGTTGCCAAACTGAAGAGATAAAGATAGTACCTCCTTCTGTCCGAAGAATTAGAGCCCAGAAAGGACAAGGCATAGCAGCTCTAATGTCTAGTTCTTCTGGAAATATGTCCACCCTGAGCGACCCTACAGGATGTACTTTACGACCCAATGGCGATCTGAATTTCCGCAGTTTACCAAGGACAGGAGTTCGGGTCTGCCTGCAGTCCCTTGAGGAAAGGACAGAAAGCACCAACAGGATAGAAGATTCTTTTATTACGTTGCCCCGTCAGCTAAGCAAGTTGCAGGTGGATGACAGTGTTGTTCACCTCAGGAATACCCATAGAACTGGAACACTATCAAGGCCAAAATCCCAAGAAGTCCGGGGCTCAGAAAGAGAAGTTTTTTCAAACCCAGCATGTGTGGTTTCCCCTCATGCAGCTTACTCCACAAGTGTCATCCCCAATGCCATGTTGTCCTCTTCTTCAGAGGTGATTGCCATTAACACATCTCAAAGCAGTGGGCAACTGGACCTTAAACCAACATTCCATGGGTCATCTTCCAATAGTAAAAGTGTATGTCGAGAGCTCAGTGTCAACACTAAGGGTGATCATCGCTTCTGTAGTGCTAAATGTAGTGAGAACAGTTCATTGAGGCATTCTCAGGCCTCAGATGCAATATCACCAGGTGCCATGATGATTATTAACTTGCGTGATCATGTAATGCCTCCCAACAATACAAATAGCATGAACAATAGCCCACAAACAATACCATACAAAATGAATGCTGCCTTAAATAGCCACCCACATGACAGTGATACACACAGTGAATCAAGCTACTCAGATGGTCGACAAAGAAACGGGAGCATAACCAGCAGCGTTAACAGTGCAGACCAGTGGCCTTGTGAAACTAGGGAAAATGACAGTAATGTTCCTTTAAGGAAACCATCATCCGCTGTCTCTGGATCTCCTGTTAGTAATATGAGCACTTGTAGTTCAGACAGGAAAGCTGACTCCAGTTCACTCTATTCTCTGGACCATGATGGCTACTACACTTCAATGCACATGGATTCTGGAGTTGGATCAGGTAACCAGAGACAACACAATGGTGTTCAGAATCCCCGTCACAGTGTCATCAATGTCATTGATAAGAAAGACACGCTGAACCAGGATGATACTTCAAGTTATAGTGACAAATCTCTTACCCGCAGCATATCTCTGAAAAAGCCAAAAAAACCTCCTCCGCCTCCGTCTAGGACGGACTCTCTCAGGCGTCCACCTAAGAAAGACCTACAATCTAATGGCCAGGTGCTTAATGAAAAGCTTATTGCCACTCTCCAGCAATCATTGCAGCTAAACTTGAAGAGTAAAAGTGGCAGCTCACCATCACAGAGTCCATGCAGCGACTATGAGGATCCTTGGGTGCTGCGATCTCGCAGTCAGAGCACAGTAAGTGCAAGTAGTAGTGGTCTGTCTGCCACAGCTGCCAACATgtactctatttgtcctgttactCCCTCTCAGAGTGAGACAAGCAGCATAAAATCTGAGTATGCTGATCATTGGAGTTATTACATTGATGAGCATCCAAAATCAACATTGCACTCCCCTAAGAAATCGTCACATTTTTCTGAACAACAAATGCATAGTGGCGTATCCAAACCAATTAATACATCACCTGAAAAGCCTTGCAGAGTCACTTCACCTTCTAGTGGATATTCAAGCCAGTCGAATACCCCAACCAATCTAACACCTGTACCACTACTCTTGAGAAGTATGTCTCCAGGAACTGGAAAAAATAAAGTAAAGCCCAAAGTGCCTGAAAGAAGATCTTCTCTGATCTCATCAGTCTCTATTTCTTCATCATCAACTTCTCTTTCATCAAACACATCAGACTCTGCACAGCAGACTATCAGAAAAGCTACCATGGTTTTGCCATCCTCTCCAACACCCCCACTTACACCAGACCCACCCCCTCCACCCATGATAGATATGGTTGACAATAGTACTTTGCCACCATCTCCGAATCTCCCACCTCCACCTCCAGAGGCAGCACTGTTTCTATTACCTGGTGACAATCTGTGGCTATCAGGTTCAAAAAATACTGACAAATATACACAACAGGCCTTTCCCCCACcagctcttcctcctccccctcctcctcttcccactTTGCACTCTAAGGCTGCTCCCAAAGTTCCCCCTTTTAACACAGAAACACTAAAATTGAAAAAGGAGCTCTCGCCTCAAAGAAAGGACACTTTCCTGGTTAATCCACGAAATAACTCCCCAAATAAACAAGAACTAATAAGTCCAATAGCTCCTCTTATTACTGCTCAGGCACTACAAATGGTGCAGTTAAGGTCTGTTAAAAAAGCATCACAACCAGAAGCTGAAAATATAGCTGAGCAGGTGCAAGAGCCAAAATTTCAAAATGAAACGTCACCCTTATTTTCACGGCCATCTTCCGTGCCATCTGTCTCCTCACATCTCAGTTACAGTGAAAGCATCAAAGAAGATAAAAATCTGAACTTGCAAGATGAGCAGCTACAGTACTCTGATTCTCCGAACAAGTCAGCTAGATTTACTACTGTTGAAAATACGAACGGTGGATGCAGAGAAGAGGAATATCAGGATTCAGCACACAATGAAGATAAAACTATGTTGTCCAAAATGTCATCGCCACAAGAGAAAACAAGTACTTCCCAAAGTCCGCCAAATGCATCTCCCAACAAGAAGCCTCCTCCTGTTTCAAAGAAGCCCAAATTGTTTCTTATCGTTCCACCTCCGCAGCTTGATTTGGCAGCAGAAAAAATAGCTCAAGTCAAAGAAAATGTGAGTAGCATGCCAAAAGCCTCTGAGAAGGATTCTGTAAGCGAACATTGTGAGGAGGTAAATGGCCATGTAGCAGAAGAGAACAGTTCAGAAGAGTCTGTGAGTTTGAATTGCCAAGCCGGAGAAGAGACTGTGTCCTCCTGTAAAGTTGCCGAGGACATCACAATTTTTACTCCTGCTCTGGAAAGCCCAAATcaccaggaagaggaggagcagccTACAATGTCTGATGAGGCCAGCGTCCCAGATGGCAAGAATGGGAGCACAAACTGTGACCAAAAAATATTCCAGGAAGATGAAAATG CTGATGTTTTTGAAACAAATACTTCAAGTTCACCCCTTCTACAGACCAATGACCGATTCAGTGGCAGTGAGGAAATATTAACTCCAACTAGGCCTAGGACTACTGAGGATCTGTTTGCAGCCATTCATAG ATCCAAAAGGAAGGTTCTTGGTCGCAAGGATTCTGATGATGATCGCTGTAGAAATCACTCACCTTCCCCACCAGTCACACCAACAGGAGGAGTCCCAAACGTGAGCTCCTTTAAGCAGCCTGGAGCAATCCACAGAAGTATCCGAAAGTCTAATACCAGCAATGATAGTTTCAAAGCTCTGTTACTAAAAAAGGGAAGCAGGTCGGAGTGTGGATTTCGTATGTCTGCTGCCGAAATGCTGAAACACACTGACCCAAGGTTTCAAAGATCACAATCTGATTCAACCCTGGAGCTGCCAGACAGTCCAACACTGATTTCCCCGAGCAATAATAAAAGAGCTCAGGAGGAATGGGCCAAGAGTGAGGGAATAATGCCAAGAAGCATGTCAGTTTCTGGGACTAGGTACAGCCGCTCCAGAACACCACCATCTGCAGCCAGCAGTAAATACAACGTCCGGAGCCGCATTCAAAGCAGTCCCATGACAGTGATTTGTGAAGGGGAAGGAGAGACGGCTGACGCTGTAGAAAATAGCTGTACAAAGGCACCACTTATGAACACAATGAGCCTGGACAGGTTTCAGAGAAGGGACTCTGAGCTGAATTACTCTGTTGGTGCTGACAGTTCCAATTCCAGAGTTCACATAGACTTGATGAGTAGATTTTCAGATGTCAGCCCAAGCAAAGACAATGACTTTTCGTAA
- the NHSL1 gene encoding NHS-like protein 1 isoform X11: MVVFINTKLKSLISLFKKKTVSNLDEENKWTVHYTSSWHQQENVFLPSSRPPCVEDLHKQAKVNLKTVLRECDKLRRDGYRSSQYYSQGPTFSSSPSMVCTSYPEDDEEYSRKFSVSSNEEEMLLTGKRPKTPVPQEFSDTHTNWTKALPLPTPEEKMRQEAQAIQTDVVPINVTGENFDRQASLRRSLIHTDTVVRRPKKVKRRKTITGVPDNIQKELAGTCQIGFRGHSMHIPESYNALDNLEPCLSPSQRSETRDFSCQTEEIKIVPPSVRRIRAQKGQGIAALMSSSSGNMSTLSDPTGCTLRPNGDLNFRSLPRTGVRVCLQSLEERTESTNRIEDSFITLPRQLSKLQVDDSVVHLRNTHRTGTLSRPKSQEVRGSEREVFSNPACVVSPHAAYSTSVIPNAMLSSSSEVIAINTSQSSGQLDLKPTFHGSSSNSKSVCRELSVNTKGDHRFCSAKCSENSSLRHSQASDAISPGAMMIINLRDHVMPPNNTNSMNNSPQTIPYKMNAALNSHPHDSDTHSESSYSDGRQRNGSITSSVNSADQWPCETRENDSNVPLRKPSSAVSGSPVSNMSTCSSDRKADSSSLYSLDHDGYYTSMHMDSGVGSGNQRQHNGVQNPRHSVINVIDKKDTLNQDDTSSYSDKSLTRSISLKKPKKPPPPPSRTDSLRRPPKKDLQSNGQVLNEKLIATLQQSLQLNLKSKSGSSPSQSPCSDYEDPWVLRSRSQSTVSASSSGLSATAANMYSICPVTPSQSETSSIKSEYADHWSYYIDEHPKSTLHSPKKSSHFSEQQMHSGVSKPINTSPEKPCRVTSPSSGYSSQSNTPTNLTPVPLLLRSMSPGTGKNKVKPKVPERRSSLISSVSISSSSTSLSSNTSDSAQQTIRKATMVLPSSPTPPLTPDPPPPPMIDMVDNSTLPPSPNLPPPPPEAALFLLPGDNLWLSGSKNTDKYTQQAFPPPALPPPPPPLPTLHSKAAPKVPPFNTETLKLKKELSPQRKDTFLVNPRNNSPNKQELISPIAPLITAQALQMVQLRSVKKASQPEAENIAEQVQEPKFQNETSPLFSRPSSVPSVSSHLSYSESIKEDKNLNLQDEQLQYSDSPNKSARFTTVENTNGGCREEEYQDSAHNEDKTMLSKMSSPQEKTSTSQSPPNASPNKKPPPVSKKPKLFLIVPPPQLDLAAEKIAQVKENVSSMPKASEKDSVSEHCEEVNGHVAEENSSEESVSLNCQAGEETVSSCKVAEDITIFTPALESPNHQEEEEQPTMSDEASVPDGKNGSTNCDQKIFQEDENADVFETNTSSSPLLQTNDRFSGSEEILTPTRPRTTEDLFAAIHRSKRKVLGRKDSDDDRCRNHSPSPPVTPTGGVPNVSSFKQPGAIHRSIRKSNTSNDSFKALLLKKGSRSECGFRMSAAEMLKHTDPRFQRSQSDSTLELPDSPTLISPSNNKRAQEEWAKSEGIMPRSMSVSGTRYSRSRTPPSAASSKYNVRSRIQSSPMTVICEGEGETADAVENSCTKAPLMNTMSLDRFQRRDSELNYSVGADSSNSRVHIDLMSRFSDVSPSKDNDFS, from the exons TTTTCAGTCTCTTCAAATGAAGAGGAAATGCTCCTGACTGGGAAGAGACCTAAAACCCCAGTTCCTCAGGAGTTCTCCGACACCCATACCAACTGGACCAAGGCGCTTCCATTGCCCACTCCAGAAGAGAAAATGCGTCAAGAGGCACAAGCAATACAGACTGATGTGGTGCCCATAAATGTTACGG GGGAGAATTTCGACCGCCAAGCCAGCTTGAGGCGGTCTCTTATTCACACTGACACTGTGGTAAGACGTCCAAAGAAGGTCAAAAGGAGAAAGACTATAACAGGCGTCCCAGACAACATACAAAAGGAGCTAG CGGGTACATGCCAGATAGGTTTCAGAGGACATTCAATGCACATACCGGAGAGCTATAATGCACTGGACAATCTAGAGCCATGCCTCTCGCCTTCGCAGCGGTCTGAAACAAGGGACTTCAGTTGCCAAACTGAAGAGATAAAGATAGTACCTCCTTCTGTCCGAAGAATTAGAGCCCAGAAAGGACAAGGCATAGCAGCTCTAATGTCTAGTTCTTCTGGAAATATGTCCACCCTGAGCGACCCTACAGGATGTACTTTACGACCCAATGGCGATCTGAATTTCCGCAGTTTACCAAGGACAGGAGTTCGGGTCTGCCTGCAGTCCCTTGAGGAAAGGACAGAAAGCACCAACAGGATAGAAGATTCTTTTATTACGTTGCCCCGTCAGCTAAGCAAGTTGCAGGTGGATGACAGTGTTGTTCACCTCAGGAATACCCATAGAACTGGAACACTATCAAGGCCAAAATCCCAAGAAGTCCGGGGCTCAGAAAGAGAAGTTTTTTCAAACCCAGCATGTGTGGTTTCCCCTCATGCAGCTTACTCCACAAGTGTCATCCCCAATGCCATGTTGTCCTCTTCTTCAGAGGTGATTGCCATTAACACATCTCAAAGCAGTGGGCAACTGGACCTTAAACCAACATTCCATGGGTCATCTTCCAATAGTAAAAGTGTATGTCGAGAGCTCAGTGTCAACACTAAGGGTGATCATCGCTTCTGTAGTGCTAAATGTAGTGAGAACAGTTCATTGAGGCATTCTCAGGCCTCAGATGCAATATCACCAGGTGCCATGATGATTATTAACTTGCGTGATCATGTAATGCCTCCCAACAATACAAATAGCATGAACAATAGCCCACAAACAATACCATACAAAATGAATGCTGCCTTAAATAGCCACCCACATGACAGTGATACACACAGTGAATCAAGCTACTCAGATGGTCGACAAAGAAACGGGAGCATAACCAGCAGCGTTAACAGTGCAGACCAGTGGCCTTGTGAAACTAGGGAAAATGACAGTAATGTTCCTTTAAGGAAACCATCATCCGCTGTCTCTGGATCTCCTGTTAGTAATATGAGCACTTGTAGTTCAGACAGGAAAGCTGACTCCAGTTCACTCTATTCTCTGGACCATGATGGCTACTACACTTCAATGCACATGGATTCTGGAGTTGGATCAGGTAACCAGAGACAACACAATGGTGTTCAGAATCCCCGTCACAGTGTCATCAATGTCATTGATAAGAAAGACACGCTGAACCAGGATGATACTTCAAGTTATAGTGACAAATCTCTTACCCGCAGCATATCTCTGAAAAAGCCAAAAAAACCTCCTCCGCCTCCGTCTAGGACGGACTCTCTCAGGCGTCCACCTAAGAAAGACCTACAATCTAATGGCCAGGTGCTTAATGAAAAGCTTATTGCCACTCTCCAGCAATCATTGCAGCTAAACTTGAAGAGTAAAAGTGGCAGCTCACCATCACAGAGTCCATGCAGCGACTATGAGGATCCTTGGGTGCTGCGATCTCGCAGTCAGAGCACAGTAAGTGCAAGTAGTAGTGGTCTGTCTGCCACAGCTGCCAACATgtactctatttgtcctgttactCCCTCTCAGAGTGAGACAAGCAGCATAAAATCTGAGTATGCTGATCATTGGAGTTATTACATTGATGAGCATCCAAAATCAACATTGCACTCCCCTAAGAAATCGTCACATTTTTCTGAACAACAAATGCATAGTGGCGTATCCAAACCAATTAATACATCACCTGAAAAGCCTTGCAGAGTCACTTCACCTTCTAGTGGATATTCAAGCCAGTCGAATACCCCAACCAATCTAACACCTGTACCACTACTCTTGAGAAGTATGTCTCCAGGAACTGGAAAAAATAAAGTAAAGCCCAAAGTGCCTGAAAGAAGATCTTCTCTGATCTCATCAGTCTCTATTTCTTCATCATCAACTTCTCTTTCATCAAACACATCAGACTCTGCACAGCAGACTATCAGAAAAGCTACCATGGTTTTGCCATCCTCTCCAACACCCCCACTTACACCAGACCCACCCCCTCCACCCATGATAGATATGGTTGACAATAGTACTTTGCCACCATCTCCGAATCTCCCACCTCCACCTCCAGAGGCAGCACTGTTTCTATTACCTGGTGACAATCTGTGGCTATCAGGTTCAAAAAATACTGACAAATATACACAACAGGCCTTTCCCCCACcagctcttcctcctccccctcctcctcttcccactTTGCACTCTAAGGCTGCTCCCAAAGTTCCCCCTTTTAACACAGAAACACTAAAATTGAAAAAGGAGCTCTCGCCTCAAAGAAAGGACACTTTCCTGGTTAATCCACGAAATAACTCCCCAAATAAACAAGAACTAATAAGTCCAATAGCTCCTCTTATTACTGCTCAGGCACTACAAATGGTGCAGTTAAGGTCTGTTAAAAAAGCATCACAACCAGAAGCTGAAAATATAGCTGAGCAGGTGCAAGAGCCAAAATTTCAAAATGAAACGTCACCCTTATTTTCACGGCCATCTTCCGTGCCATCTGTCTCCTCACATCTCAGTTACAGTGAAAGCATCAAAGAAGATAAAAATCTGAACTTGCAAGATGAGCAGCTACAGTACTCTGATTCTCCGAACAAGTCAGCTAGATTTACTACTGTTGAAAATACGAACGGTGGATGCAGAGAAGAGGAATATCAGGATTCAGCACACAATGAAGATAAAACTATGTTGTCCAAAATGTCATCGCCACAAGAGAAAACAAGTACTTCCCAAAGTCCGCCAAATGCATCTCCCAACAAGAAGCCTCCTCCTGTTTCAAAGAAGCCCAAATTGTTTCTTATCGTTCCACCTCCGCAGCTTGATTTGGCAGCAGAAAAAATAGCTCAAGTCAAAGAAAATGTGAGTAGCATGCCAAAAGCCTCTGAGAAGGATTCTGTAAGCGAACATTGTGAGGAGGTAAATGGCCATGTAGCAGAAGAGAACAGTTCAGAAGAGTCTGTGAGTTTGAATTGCCAAGCCGGAGAAGAGACTGTGTCCTCCTGTAAAGTTGCCGAGGACATCACAATTTTTACTCCTGCTCTGGAAAGCCCAAATcaccaggaagaggaggagcagccTACAATGTCTGATGAGGCCAGCGTCCCAGATGGCAAGAATGGGAGCACAAACTGTGACCAAAAAATATTCCAGGAAGATGAAAATG CTGATGTTTTTGAAACAAATACTTCAAGTTCACCCCTTCTACAGACCAATGACCGATTCAGTGGCAGTGAGGAAATATTAACTCCAACTAGGCCTAGGACTACTGAGGATCTGTTTGCAGCCATTCATAG ATCCAAAAGGAAGGTTCTTGGTCGCAAGGATTCTGATGATGATCGCTGTAGAAATCACTCACCTTCCCCACCAGTCACACCAACAGGAGGAGTCCCAAACGTGAGCTCCTTTAAGCAGCCTGGAGCAATCCACAGAAGTATCCGAAAGTCTAATACCAGCAATGATAGTTTCAAAGCTCTGTTACTAAAAAAGGGAAGCAGGTCGGAGTGTGGATTTCGTATGTCTGCTGCCGAAATGCTGAAACACACTGACCCAAGGTTTCAAAGATCACAATCTGATTCAACCCTGGAGCTGCCAGACAGTCCAACACTGATTTCCCCGAGCAATAATAAAAGAGCTCAGGAGGAATGGGCCAAGAGTGAGGGAATAATGCCAAGAAGCATGTCAGTTTCTGGGACTAGGTACAGCCGCTCCAGAACACCACCATCTGCAGCCAGCAGTAAATACAACGTCCGGAGCCGCATTCAAAGCAGTCCCATGACAGTGATTTGTGAAGGGGAAGGAGAGACGGCTGACGCTGTAGAAAATAGCTGTACAAAGGCACCACTTATGAACACAATGAGCCTGGACAGGTTTCAGAGAAGGGACTCTGAGCTGAATTACTCTGTTGGTGCTGACAGTTCCAATTCCAGAGTTCACATAGACTTGATGAGTAGATTTTCAGATGTCAGCCCAAGCAAAGACAATGACTTTTCGTAA